One Candidatus Thioglobus autotrophicus genomic window, CTGCACATCCAGGCTGTAGTTCAGCGCCTGTCATGCCTGCAGGAATTCTCCCAGTAATAGTAAAGGAAAGAGCGCCAGGTTTATTTATTTGCTCTTCTTGCAAGTGAATAGCATAGCCATCCATTGCAGAGTTATCAAACCCGGGTACGTTGATGTTAGATTGAATATCAGCGCTTAATACGCGCCCCAGAGCTTCATCAAGTTCTAGCGACTCAGTGGTGCTAATAACCTTGGCTGCATTGGTTAGGGTGGCTAGCGCTTGATCGGTTGATAGAAGTGGTTGCGGTATTTCATCACAACCACATTCAGTGTTTTGATCACTCATTGGTTAATACTCTGTTGTCTATAAAAAATGCGTTTAATTGTATCATATGCTTATTAATTGTCCGATAACATAACCACATGAAAAATATAAGTAAACGCGATGTTAGTGTTGTTATCCTTGCTGGTGGCCAAGCCTTGCGCATGGGTAATAAAGACAAAGGGTTGATTTTATTTAATCAAAAACCACTTATCCATTACGTAGTGCATGCCGTTAGTCAATCAGTGGGTAGTATATGGGTGAGTGCTAACAGAAACCTTGACCTATATCAAAAATTTGGCCAAGTGGTCAGTGACGAGCTATCTGGTTATCAGGGTCCGTTAGCCGGTATTTCTGCTGTGTTAAGTCACATCGATACTCGATATTTGCTGGTTGTTCCGTGTGATGGACCTTATATTAATACAACCTTATTAGAAAGATTGGCTGATGAAATGCTAACAAAGCAAGCTAAGTTGTGTGTGGCCAGTGAGAAAGGTTGTTTGCATCCAACTTTTGCATTACTTGAAACTTCTATTAAAACTGAGCTGGACCAATACCTGCGAAGTGGACAAAGAAAGCTCGGCCATTTTTTTAAAGAAAATAATGCCATTGAGGTAGATTTCTCGGACTCCCCTGAATTGTTTGTTAATTTTAATACACCTGAAGATTTGCTTAAGCGTTAGTTGATGATGGATATTGAAGTTTTTAACAAAGTTTTATTTTTTTGGTTTATTTTTTATATAACGCCTGGCCCAGTGTGGTTGGCTGTGATGGTAACAACCGCAAAGAAAAGCAGCCGACAAATTATCGGTTTCTTTCTAAGTGTTTTTTTAGCGGTTAATCTCATCGTTCAAGCCCCTCAAGCCTTTATAAGTGTTGTTTTTATCGATACGGTGATGAGATTATTTGGAGAAATTGGCTTTATTTTTTACTTTTTAGGCGGCGCTTATATTTTTTATTTAGCAATAAAGGCGCTTAAAGCTCATCAAGCAGAATCAACTCTGCAGTTGAGTTTTGGAAACTTGATGTTGATTATGTTGTTATCGCCCAAGATTTGGATATTATTTCCTTCTGGCGCACTGATTGCTAATCAACTGGGTTTGGGTTTAATGGCCAATGCCAGTATTTATGCACTAACAATGTTTATCATCTCTAGCGTGTTCTTCTTCTTTTATGTGATGGTTGGAAAAGTGGGTCAAAAAATATTAAAAGACAATTTTGCATATTTGGTGTTTTTGCTATTGAGCGGGTTTGCAATATTTTTATTATTTGAGGGTGTTCAGGCGATTTTATAATGCCCATTTATCCATTTGATCGGTATCGCTATCTTTAGCCTCAACCCATTTAGACTGCTCATTAGTCTGTTCTTTTTTCCAAAAAGGCGCCTGAGTTTTTAAATAATCCATGATAAATTCACAAGCCTCAAAAGCAGCTTTTCGATGTTTGCTGGTAGTAACAACCAACACAATCTGATCATTAATGGATAGCTTTCCAACGCGATGAATAATGGTTGTGTTGCCAAGAGGCCAGCGCTTTTGGGCTTGCTCTGCAATCGTGTTTAGGGCTTTTTCTGTCATACCTGGATAATGCTCCAAGGTCATGGATTGAATGCTTGAATGCTCAAGATCTCGCACCGTACCAACAAAGCTAACCACGGCGCCAATATCACTATCATTAGCTCTAGCAAGTGTTACTTCAGTGGTTAGATCAAAGTCAGATTTTTGGACAATAATTTTGTTCATATTTTTATTATAGGGGTATGTCGCTTGATCGTTTATCCTTTTTTATTAGTTTATTCTAATATTCTGAATAAAATTTGGTATAATTGACATCAGTTAATTCCCAAAGACGGGAACAGCAACAAACACAGACGTTTATTTTTTAAATCTATTTGATAGGTTTTAAAATAAGCGTTTTTTTTTTTGCCAATTTTAAAGATGAAGTTGGTCCCAAGGTATTGAAGCCGGATATTGTCTAAGCATTTTGCTAACGACAATATCCGGCTTTTTTTTGGCTTAACGCCAGTGATTAATTAACACATAGAAGGATATAGAATGAAAAATTTAGTGATAGTTGGCTCAGGAATGAGTGCGATGAAAGTAGTGGACGAAGTATTAAAAATAGATCCCTTAATGTATCACATTACCATTGTTGGTGCAGAAACGGTATTGCCATACAATAGGATTATGTTGTCACCGGTTTTAGCGGGAGAGAAAGAATTTGACGACATTAAAACTCATGATGATAATTATTTTGCTCAAAACAACATTGTTTTTAAGCCAGGTTGTGAAGTGACAATGGTTGATAGAAGATCCAAATTCAAATTTTTTAAAGACTTATAAGCCGAAGAATCCTGAATCTAAATTAAGCAAATATAAAGCTTTTATTGCGCTTTCTATGTTGTTAAATCTTTTCTTATTATTGTTAGTTATTAGATAAAAAATATGAGCTTTAAA contains:
- the mobA gene encoding molybdenum cofactor guanylyltransferase MobA; the encoded protein is MKNISKRDVSVVILAGGQALRMGNKDKGLILFNQKPLIHYVVHAVSQSVGSIWVSANRNLDLYQKFGQVVSDELSGYQGPLAGISAVLSHIDTRYLLVVPCDGPYINTTLLERLADEMLTKQAKLCVASEKGCLHPTFALLETSIKTELDQYLRSGQRKLGHFFKENNAIEVDFSDSPELFVNFNTPEDLLKR
- the moaE gene encoding molybdopterin synthase catalytic subunit MoaE encodes the protein MNKIIVQKSDFDLTTEVTLARANDSDIGAVVSFVGTVRDLEHSSIQSMTLEHYPGMTEKALNTIAEQAQKRWPLGNTTIIHRVGKLSINDQIVLVVTTSKHRKAAFEACEFIMDYLKTQAPFWKKEQTNEQSKWVEAKDSDTDQMDKWAL
- a CDS encoding FAD-dependent oxidoreductase, coding for MKNLVIVGSGMSAMKVVDEVLKIDPLMYHITIVGAETVLPYNRIMLSPVLAGEKEFDDIKTHDDNYFAQNNIVFKPGCEVTMVDRRSKFKFFKDL